A single region of the Chionomys nivalis chromosome 23, mChiNiv1.1, whole genome shotgun sequence genome encodes:
- the LOC130865526 gene encoding peroxiredoxin-6-like encodes MPGGLLLGDETPNFEANTTIGPICFHDFLGDSWGILFSHPRDFTPVCTTELGRAAKLAPEFAKMNVKMIALSTDSVEDHLAWSKDINAYNGDEPTEKPPFPIIDDKKRELAILLGMLDPSEKDEKGMPVTARVVFIFGPDKELKLSILYPATTGRNFDEILRVIKSLQLTATKRVATPVDWKRGAPNDLSTVEDWDLEDSGLSLVPSLPRCLTLGKRLDLSEFVASS; translated from the exons ATGCCGGGAGGGCTGCTTCTCGGGGACGAAACTCCCAACTTTGAGGCCAATACCACCATCGGCCCAATCTGCTTCCACGATTTCCTGGGAGACTCATGGGGCATTCTCTTTTCTCACCCACGGGACTTTACCCCAGTGTGCACCACAGAGCTTGGCAGAGCGGCAAAGCTGGCTCCAGAGTTTGCCAAGATGAATGTTAAGATGATCGCTCTTTCGACAGACAGTGTTGAGGACCATCTTGCCTGGAGCAAGGACATTAATGCTTACAATGGTGATGAGCCCACAGAAAAGCCCCCCTTCCCCATCATCGATGACAAGAAGAGGGAACTTGCCATCCTTTTGGGCATGCTGGATCCGTCAGAGAAGGATGAAAAGGGCATGCCCGTGACGGCCCGTGTGGTGTTCATTTTCGGCCCTGACAAGGAACTGAAGCTATCTATCCTCTACccagccaccactggcaggaacttTGATGAGATTCTCAGAGTAATTAAGTCTCTCCAGCTAACAGCAACAAAACGGGTTGCTACCCCGGTTGattggaagcgaggggccccga ATGATCTGAGCACAGTGGAAGACTGGGACCTGGAGGACTCAGGCCTGAGCCTGGTTCCATCTCTTCCTAGATGCCTGACTTTGGGCAAGCGACTTGACCTGTCTGAGTTTGTGGCTTCCTCCTGA